The DNA segment TAAGGTGGCGAACCaagttttgatttaatattGTCTTGAGCGTTTGTGAGGAAATTTACAGGTCAACATGTCATTTACAAAAATGGAGAAGTGGATGCCAAATTAGTGCATCCACCACATCATTCTCCTGGCTTGAGGCCAGAGAATCACTTACATATAATATTGTGGGGCTTTTATACTATTACAATTGTTTTAGCAAATGtggggatttttttttttttcttgtaaaTCTTCTTATAAACTCTTATTACCAATGGATCTTGTTtattcctttttttaaaaaaaaaaataacacttTTTTATAAGCTCCTTGTTTAacaaattaattgtaattaCATTGAAACGATAATTTACATGTCTACCAAAAATGCAACGAATCACCAATAATCCTTACAAGAACATAGACCATCCTTACAGTGGTGAAATCTGGTTCTATCCCTCACAACAATCTCCTTATCGAACACCTTCGACGCCAGTTTCATGAAGTAGTGGCAATCTTGACAAATCCTAAGGTTCTTTATTATACGGATGCAGGAATCTCTTTCCCCTCTTATTAGCCCATAACAAAGCGCTAACTTCTCGCTGTGCCAAAGAACAGCTTCTCCCTTTTCATCTTCGTCCAAATCAACCGTAACACAGCTCGTATTTGGAGCATATCCAACCCGTTTTATCTTATCAACCACTTCATCTAACTTGTCGTATATCTCAACCGTTTGTTTATGGCTTTTATCAGCTGTCAAAAATTCGTGCATCTGACCATCCATTTCAATCGAACTGCATCCTCGTTCTTTAGATATCCCTTTGTGTTTCATGAACTGTCTCACTTCTCCTACATCGCCCCACCTCTTCGCTTTGGCATATATGTTTGATAAAAACACGTGGGCACCATCATGTTCTGGATCTAACTCAAGAACACGCTTTGCAGCAAATTCACCTAATTCAAACTCGCCATGAATTCGGCAAGCACCCATCAGGGATCCCCATATAACTACATTTGGTGCCATTGGCATAGTTTCTACAAGCTCTACCGCGTCTCTAATTCTATTTGCACGACCATAGAGGTCTACCATGCAACCATAATGTTCGAGTTTGGGGGTAATTCTATATTCATTCACCATTGATTCGAATACCTTGCGTCCCTCTTCAACTAACCCAGCATGGCTACAGGCGTAGAGAACACCCACAAATGTAACCCAATTTGGTTCCACATCTTCATGTTTCAtctgatgaaaatatttcatgGCATTATCGACATCTCCATGAATCGCAAAAGCACTTATCATGCTGGTCCAAGAGATTACATTTTTCCTCCGCATCCGATCAAAAACCTCTTTCGATGCCAAAAGATTCCCACATTTCGCATACATATCAATGAGGGcgttatttataggcaaagcTTTTCCGTATCCCATGTCATCTACCAAAGAATGTGTCTTTTTAGCTTGATCCAATGCACCAAGACGAGCACAAGCTGAAATGACACTCAACATGGTTACTTGATCTGGTTTGATTCCAGATTTTATCATATCATGAAATATTTTCAGAGATTCTCCAGGCGTGTCACTTTCTGCATAGCCAGAGATCATGGCACTCCAACTGACTAAGTCTTTATCaattattttctcaaaaattaatCGAGCAGCTTCAACATTGCCAGCTTCCGAGTATCCAGAGATCATAGCAGTCGAAGCTACTATATTCACAGGATTCAACTTATCATACAAACTTTGTGCCACATCCATGGCCTCACAACTTGCATACATGTTTATAAGTGCAGTATGCAGATATGAATCAACCACAAGTTTACGTTCATCTAACAGCCCATGTACCATTTTTCCGACATCCAAATTTCTGACACGGCCACATGCAGAAAGAATAGTTGTATATATCCTATCATCTGGTTCTGCATCAGAAGACTTCATTTC comes from the Henckelia pumila isolate YLH828 chromosome 1, ASM3356847v2, whole genome shotgun sequence genome and includes:
- the LOC140875247 gene encoding pentatricopeptide repeat-containing protein At4g14820, giving the protein MAQTLLPVPATATAASFRHKHNYAHLISTAATFPQLKQIHTQILKHQQHHLLFHLLLSSLSFPGSTTYSLSLLSAVPPPPPNLSNKLIKHLSRSNNPQSTFVFFQTMQNKAFPVDRYSFPPLLKAASKSMALSEGKMIHGLASKMGFDCDPFVETALVGMYASCGHIGEGRLVFDKMSYRDVVTWNIMIEGYCQIGLFDNVIALLEEMKSSDAEPDDRIYTTILSACGRVRNLDVGKMVHGLLDERKLVVDSYLHTALINMYASCEAMDVAQSLYDKLNPVNIVASTAMISGYSEAGNVEAARLIFEKIIDKDLVSWSAMISGYAESDTPGESLKIFHDMIKSGIKPDQVTMLSVISACARLGALDQAKKTHSLVDDMGYGKALPINNALIDMYAKCGNLLASKEVFDRMRRKNVISWTSMISAFAIHGDVDNAMKYFHQMKHEDVEPNWVTFVGVLYACSHAGLVEEGRKVFESMVNEYRITPKLEHYGCMVDLYGRANRIRDAVELVETMPMAPNVVIWGSLMGACRIHGEFELGEFAAKRVLELDPEHDGAHVFLSNIYAKAKRWGDVGEVRQFMKHKGISKERGCSSIEMDGQMHEFLTADKSHKQTVEIYDKLDEVVDKIKRVGYAPNTSCVTVDLDEDEKGEAVLWHSEKLALCYGLIRGERDSCIRIIKNLRICQDCHYFMKLASKVFDKEIVVRDRTRFHHCKDGLCSCKDYW